The following are encoded together in the Brassica napus cultivar Da-Ae chromosome A9, Da-Ae, whole genome shotgun sequence genome:
- the LOC106432035 gene encoding nuclear transcription factor Y subunit B-2-like — translation MGDSDRDSGGGQTGNNQNGQSSLSPREQDRFLPIANVSRIMKKALPANAKISKDAKETMQECVSEFISFVTGEASDKCQKEKRKTINGDDLLWAMTTLGFEDYVEPLKVYLQRFREIEGERTGLGRPQTGGEAGEHQRDGDGGGGYYGGGMGMGYQQHHQFLQQQNHMYGSTGGGGGGHSGGRS, via the coding sequence aTGGGAGATTCCGACAGAGATTCCGGCGGAGGACAAACCGGAAACAACCAAAACGGACAGTCTTCCTTGTCTCCGCGAGAGCAAGACAGGTTCCTCCCGATCGCTAACGTGAGCCGGATCATGAAGAAAGCTTTGCCAGCGAACGCCAAGATCTCAAAGGACGCTAAAGAGACGATGCAGGAGTGCGTCTCCGAGTTTATAAGCTTCGTCACCGGAGAGGCGTCGGATAAGTGTcagaaggagaagaggaagacgaTCAACGGAGACGATTTGCTCTGGGCTATGACCACTCTAGGGTTTGAGGATTATGTTGAACCACTTAAAGTTTACTTGCAGAGGTTTAGGGAGATCGAAGGGGAGAGGACTGGACTTGGGAGGCCGCAGACAGGTGGTGAAGCCGGAGAGCATCAGAGAGACGGCGATGGCGGTGGAGGATACTACGGTGGTGGGATGGGGATGGGGTATCAACAGCATCATCAGTTTCTTCAACAGCAGAACCATATGTATGGGTCTACaggcggtggtggtggcggcCATAGTGGAGGAAGAAGTTAA
- the LOC106432030 gene encoding nudix hydrolase 2 isoform X1, whose translation MMISRVAKSHGLIRLLKKPCDGCLRSPLFLRFPADGFSTFRSYSLTRSRFMSTDPMVGEEARNGGVTMLPAVEDKYGGVMTEMTRPMDPSAFSALLRSSLSNWTLQGKKGVWIKLPRQLIGLAETAVKEGFWFHHAEKNYLMLVYWIPKQDHTLPSNASHRVGIAAFVLNHKKEVLVVQEKTGRFKGQGIWKFPTGVVNEGEYIHDGSVREVKEETGVDTEFVQVLAFRQTHKAFFEKSDLFFVCMMKPLSLEINAQESEIEAAQWMPWEEYNKQPFVQNHELLRYMTDICSAKTNGDYEGFTPLPVSAPDLQGNLYFNNRDLSSRQ comes from the exons ATGATGATTAGCCGTGTGGCGAAAAGCCATGGTTTAATCAGATTGTTGAAGAAGCCATGTGATGGATGTCTACGTTCTCCTCTCTTTCTACGTTTTCCGGCTGATGGGTTCTCTACGTTTCGCAGTTACTCCCTGACGAGGAGCAGATTCATGTCCACGGATCCGATGGTTGGAGAAGAGGCGAGGAACGGTGGTGTTACAATGCTTCCGGCTGTTGAGGACAAGTACGGTGGCGTCATGACGGAGATGACTCGTCCCATGGATCCTTCTGCCTTCTCTGCACTTCTCAGATCCTCTCTCTCTAACTGGACTCTTCAG GGAAAGAAGGGAGTGTGGATCAAATTGCCGAGGCAGCTTATCGGTCTTGCTGAAACTGCTGTTAAG GAGGGATTCTGGTTTCATCACGCGGAGAAAAACTACTTGATGCTTGTGTATTGGATTCCAAAACAAGACCATACCCTTCCTTCCAATGCATCTCACCGTGTTGGCATAGCCGCCTTTGTTCTAAACCACAAGAAAGAG GTGCTAGTGGTTCAAGAGAAGACAGGAAGATTTAAAGGCCAAGGTATCTGGAAGTTCCCCACTGGAGTAGTCAATGAGGGAGAATACATCCATGATGGCTCGGTCAGAGAGGTGAAAGAGGAGACAGGA gtgGATACAGAGTTTGTCCAAGTATTGGCTTTCAG ACAAACCCACAAAGCTTTCTTTGAAAAATCAGATTTGTTCTTTGTCTGCATGATGAAGCCTCTTTCTTTGGAGATCAATGCACAAGAGTCTGAGATAGAGGCAGCTCAG TGGATGCCATGGGAGGAATACAACAAGCAACCATTCGTACAGAACCATGAGCTGTTAAGGTATATGACAGACATCTGCTCTGCTAAAACCAATGGAGACTACGAAGGCTTCACTCCTCTCCCCGTCTCTGCACCTGATCTACAAGGCAACTTGTACTTCAACAACCGCGACCTCAGTTCTCGCCAATAA
- the LOC106432030 gene encoding nudix hydrolase 2 isoform X2: MSTDPMVGEEARNGGVTMLPAVEDKYGGVMTEMTRPMDPSAFSALLRSSLSNWTLQGKKGVWIKLPRQLIGLAETAVKEGFWFHHAEKNYLMLVYWIPKQDHTLPSNASHRVGIAAFVLNHKKEVLVVQEKTGRFKGQGIWKFPTGVVNEGEYIHDGSVREVKEETGVDTEFVQVLAFRQTHKAFFEKSDLFFVCMMKPLSLEINAQESEIEAAQWMPWEEYNKQPFVQNHELLRYMTDICSAKTNGDYEGFTPLPVSAPDLQGNLYFNNRDLSSRQ; the protein is encoded by the exons ATGTCCACGGATCCGATGGTTGGAGAAGAGGCGAGGAACGGTGGTGTTACAATGCTTCCGGCTGTTGAGGACAAGTACGGTGGCGTCATGACGGAGATGACTCGTCCCATGGATCCTTCTGCCTTCTCTGCACTTCTCAGATCCTCTCTCTCTAACTGGACTCTTCAG GGAAAGAAGGGAGTGTGGATCAAATTGCCGAGGCAGCTTATCGGTCTTGCTGAAACTGCTGTTAAG GAGGGATTCTGGTTTCATCACGCGGAGAAAAACTACTTGATGCTTGTGTATTGGATTCCAAAACAAGACCATACCCTTCCTTCCAATGCATCTCACCGTGTTGGCATAGCCGCCTTTGTTCTAAACCACAAGAAAGAG GTGCTAGTGGTTCAAGAGAAGACAGGAAGATTTAAAGGCCAAGGTATCTGGAAGTTCCCCACTGGAGTAGTCAATGAGGGAGAATACATCCATGATGGCTCGGTCAGAGAGGTGAAAGAGGAGACAGGA gtgGATACAGAGTTTGTCCAAGTATTGGCTTTCAG ACAAACCCACAAAGCTTTCTTTGAAAAATCAGATTTGTTCTTTGTCTGCATGATGAAGCCTCTTTCTTTGGAGATCAATGCACAAGAGTCTGAGATAGAGGCAGCTCAG TGGATGCCATGGGAGGAATACAACAAGCAACCATTCGTACAGAACCATGAGCTGTTAAGGTATATGACAGACATCTGCTCTGCTAAAACCAATGGAGACTACGAAGGCTTCACTCCTCTCCCCGTCTCTGCACCTGATCTACAAGGCAACTTGTACTTCAACAACCGCGACCTCAGTTCTCGCCAATAA
- the LOC106432034 gene encoding nuclear transcription factor Y subunit B-6, translating to MERGGFHGYGKFSLNTTTNPGKLLMAESGMQLPEPNQPTKTANGGQEECTVREQDRFMPIANVIRIMRRILPAHAKISDDSKETIQECVSEYISFVTGEANERCQREQRKTITAEDVLWAMSKLGFDDYIEPLTLYLHRYRELEGDRGVNCGVGSVSMTNGMVLKRPNGTMAEYGPYGTMAPYRYHHQNGFAYSGNDPNSKMGGSSSSF from the exons ATGGAACGTGGAGGCTTCCATGGCTACGGCAAGTTCTCCCTCAACACCACCACCAATCCAG GGAAGCTTTTGATGGCAGAGAGCGGCATGCAGCTACCAGAACCCAACCAGCCTACCAAAACCGCTAACGGCGGCCAAGAGGAGTGCACGGTGAGAGAGCAAGACAGGTTCATGCCTATCGCCAACGTGATACGGATCATGCGGAGGATCTTACCTGCTCACGCCAAGATCTCTGACGACTCCAAGGAGACGATCCAAGAGTGTGTCTCCGAGTACATCAGCTTCGTAACAGGGGAGGCCAATGAGCGTTGCCAGCGGGAACAGCGCAAGACCATCACTGCCGAGGATGTCTTGTGGGCAATGAGCAAGCTCGGTTTTGATGATTACATCGAACCCTTAACATTGTATCTCCACCGCTACAGAGAGTTGGAGGGTGATAGAGGAGTAAACTGCGGTGTTGGATCCGTTAGTATGACCAATGGCATGGTGCTCAAGAGGCCTAATGGTACCATGGCCGAGTATGGTCCCTACGGGACTATGGCGCCGTACCGTTATCATCATCAGAACGGGTTTGCTTACAGTGGTAACGACCCTAATTCTAAAATGGGTGGTTCATCATCTAGTTTTTGA
- the LOC106432033 gene encoding tRNA (guanine(9)-N1)-methyltransferase-like yields the protein MAAASENDDTSLNNQLKPDSEPTPVNLSPPPPAEEKPLSKNAQKKQLKQQRYEAKKAEKKAQEKEHKRKEGERKHKEWEETLANATEEERLKLIESRRSLRKERMEKRSEEKEKKMERLTKAKEIGQNIVIDVDFAHLMSESEISSLVQQIMYCYAVNGRSSSPCHMWLTGVQGEMSTQLDKLPGFEKWFIEKESGCYIEAMADRKENLVYLTADSETILEDLDPKDIYIIGGLVDRNRFKGITMNKAQEQGIKTAKLPIGEYMKMSSSQVLTVNQVLEILVKFLETRDWKTSFFTVIPQRKRTGVDPLVDCSKSERLSEEHQEEDDHLERKKVCVEAPLESGS from the exons ATGGCGGCGGCGTCGGAAAATGATGACACCAGCCTCAATAACCAGCTTAAACCAGATTCCGAACCGACTCCGGTCAACCTCTCCCCTCCCCCTCCGGCGGAAGAGAAACCTCTCTCTAAGAACGCCCAGAAGAAACAACTGAAGCAGCAAAGATACGAAGCGAAGAAAGCGGAGAAGAAGGCGCAAGAGAAGGAGCACAAGAGGAAAGAAGGCGAGAGAAAGCACAAGGAGTGGGAAGAGACCCTAGCCAACGCCACCGAGGAAGAGAGGCTGAAGCTGATCGAGTCGAGGAGGAGTCTCAGAAAGGAGAGAATGGAGAAGAGGtcagaggagaaagagaagaagatggagaggcTCACCAAAGCTAAAGAAATCGGACAGAACATCGTCATAGATGTCGACTTCGCGCATCTCATGTCCGAGTCTGAGATCTCCAGCCTCGTTCAGCAG ATAATGTATTGCTATGCGGTGAATGGGAGAAGCTCTTCTCCTTGTCATATGTGGCTAACGGGAGTGCAAGGGGAGATGAGCACTCAGCTTGATAAGCTTCCAGGTTTTGAGAAATGGTTTATAGAGAAGGAGAGTGGGTGTTACATTGAGGCCATGGCTGATAGGAAAGAGAATCTGGTGTACCTTACTGCGGACTCTGAAACCATTTTAGAGGATCTTGACCCTAAGGATATCTACATTATTGGTGGCTTGGTGGATCGGAACAGGTTCAAAGGGATCACCATGAACAAGGCACAAGAACAAGGCATTAAAACAGCTAAACTCCCTATAGGAGAGTATATGAAAATGTCAAGTTCTCAG GTTCTCACTGTGAACCAAGTTTTGGAGATACTCGTTAAGTTTCTTGAGACGAGGGACTGGAAAACATCCTTCTTCACTGTGATTCCACAGAGGAAACGAACTGGAGTTGATCCTTTAGTAGACTGTTCGAAATCGGAACGTCTCTCTGAAGAGCATCAAGAGGAAGATGATCATCTGGAGAGGAAGAAGGTATGCGTTGAAGCTCCTCTGGAAAGTGGTAGCTAA
- the LOC106432027 gene encoding probable acetyl-CoA acetyltransferase, cytosolic 2 isoform X1, protein MASSVSDQSVQPQDVCVVGVARTPMGDFLGSLSSITAPRLGSIAIEAALKSANVEPALVEEVFFGNVLTANLGQAPARQAALGAGIPYSVICTTVNKVCAAGMKAVMLAAQSIQLGLNDVVVAGGMESMSNVPKYLPNARRGSRLGHDTVVDGMTKDGLWDVYNDFGMGVCGEICADQYRITREEQDAYAIQSFERGIAAQNARLFSWEIVPVEVSSGRGKPSVVIDKDDGLGKFDAAKLKKLRPSFKEDGGSVTAGNASSISDGAAALVLVSGKKALELGLHVIAKIRGYADAAQAPELFTTTPALAIPKAIMRAGLDASQVDYYEINEAFSVVALANQKLLGLDPARLNAHGGAVALGHPLGCSGARILVTLLGVLKAKKGKYGVASICNGGGGASALVLEFMSEKTIGYSSL, encoded by the exons ATGGCTTCATCCGTCTCTGATCAGTCCGTACAGCCTCAAG ATGTTTGTGTTGTGGGAGTGGCGAGAACGCCTATGGGAGACTTCCTAGGCTCTCTCTCTTCTATAACTGCCCCAAGACTCGGCTCCATAGCCATTGAAG CCGCACTTAAGAGTGCAAACGTTGAACCGGCTCTTGTGGAAGAGGTTTTCTTTGGTAATGTCTTAACCGCAAATCTTGGGCAAGCGCCAGCAAGACAGGCTGCACTTGGTGCTGGGATTCCCTATTCAGTGATCTGCACCACTGTCAACAAAGTCTGTGCTGCTGGAATGAAAG CTGTAATGTTAGCGGCTCAAAGTATCCAGCTCGGTTTGAATGATGTTGTTGTGGCTGGTGGGATGGAGAGCATGTCAAACGTCCCAAAGTACCTCCCAAACGCAAg AAGGGGTTCACGATTAGGACATGATACTGTTGTTGACGGTATGACGAAAGATGGACTTTGGGATGTGTACAATGACTTTGGAATGGGAGTTTGTGGAGAAATATGCGCTGACCAGTACCGTATTACAAGAGAAGAACAG GATGCTTATGCTATACAGAGCTTTGAGCGTGGTATTGCTGCACAAAACGCTCGGTTGTTCTCTTGGGAAATTGTTCCG GTTGAGGTTTCTTCTGGAAGAGGGAAGCCATCTGTTGTTATTGACAAGGATGATGGACTTGGGAAG TTTGATGCTGCCAAGTTAAAGAAGCTTAGACCAAGCTTCAAGGAGGATGGGGGATCAGTCACTGCTGGCAATGCATCAAGTATAAG TGATGGTGCGGCAGCGTTAGTGCTAGTTAGTGGAAAGAAGGCTCTTGAGCTTGGACTGCATGTTATAGCTAAGATTAGAGGATACGCTGATGCTGCTCAGGCACCTGAGTTGTTCACAACCACGCCGGCACTTGCTATTCCTAAAGCTATAATGCGTGCTGGTTTAGATGCATCTCAAGTTGATTACTATGAAATTAACGAAGCTTTCTCT GTTGTAGCTCTGGCCAATCAGAAACTGCTGGGATTAGATCCT GCACGGTTGAATGCACATGGCGGGGCTGTTGCATTGGGACATCCACTGGGATGCAGTGGTGCTCGTATTTTAGTCACGTTACTGGGT GTATTGAAAGCAAAGAAGGGAAAGTATGGAGTGGCATCAATATGcaacggaggaggaggagcatcagCACTTGTTCTCGAGTTCAT GTCGGAGAAGACAATAGGGTATTCATCACTCTGA
- the LOC106432027 gene encoding probable acetyl-CoA acetyltransferase, cytosolic 2 isoform X2, whose amino-acid sequence MASSVSDQSVQPQDVCVVGVARTPMGDFLGSLSSITAPRLGSIAIEAALKSANVEPALVEEVFFGNVLTANLGQAPARQAALGAGIPYSVICTTVNKVCAAGMKAVMLAAQSIQLGLNDVVVAGGMESMSNVPKYLPNARRGSRLGHDTVVDGMTKDGLWDVYNDFGMGVCGEICADQYRITREEQDAYAIQSFERGIAAQNARLFSWEIVPVEVSSGRGKPSVVIDKDDGLGKFDAAKLKKLRPSFKEDGGSVTAGNASSISDGAAALVLVSGKKALELGLHVIAKIRGYADAAQAPELFTTTPALAIPKAIMRAGLDASQVDYYEINEAFSVVALANQKLLGLDPARLNAHGGAVALGHPLGCSGARILVTLLGVLKAKKGKYGVASICNGGGGASALVLEFM is encoded by the exons ATGGCTTCATCCGTCTCTGATCAGTCCGTACAGCCTCAAG ATGTTTGTGTTGTGGGAGTGGCGAGAACGCCTATGGGAGACTTCCTAGGCTCTCTCTCTTCTATAACTGCCCCAAGACTCGGCTCCATAGCCATTGAAG CCGCACTTAAGAGTGCAAACGTTGAACCGGCTCTTGTGGAAGAGGTTTTCTTTGGTAATGTCTTAACCGCAAATCTTGGGCAAGCGCCAGCAAGACAGGCTGCACTTGGTGCTGGGATTCCCTATTCAGTGATCTGCACCACTGTCAACAAAGTCTGTGCTGCTGGAATGAAAG CTGTAATGTTAGCGGCTCAAAGTATCCAGCTCGGTTTGAATGATGTTGTTGTGGCTGGTGGGATGGAGAGCATGTCAAACGTCCCAAAGTACCTCCCAAACGCAAg AAGGGGTTCACGATTAGGACATGATACTGTTGTTGACGGTATGACGAAAGATGGACTTTGGGATGTGTACAATGACTTTGGAATGGGAGTTTGTGGAGAAATATGCGCTGACCAGTACCGTATTACAAGAGAAGAACAG GATGCTTATGCTATACAGAGCTTTGAGCGTGGTATTGCTGCACAAAACGCTCGGTTGTTCTCTTGGGAAATTGTTCCG GTTGAGGTTTCTTCTGGAAGAGGGAAGCCATCTGTTGTTATTGACAAGGATGATGGACTTGGGAAG TTTGATGCTGCCAAGTTAAAGAAGCTTAGACCAAGCTTCAAGGAGGATGGGGGATCAGTCACTGCTGGCAATGCATCAAGTATAAG TGATGGTGCGGCAGCGTTAGTGCTAGTTAGTGGAAAGAAGGCTCTTGAGCTTGGACTGCATGTTATAGCTAAGATTAGAGGATACGCTGATGCTGCTCAGGCACCTGAGTTGTTCACAACCACGCCGGCACTTGCTATTCCTAAAGCTATAATGCGTGCTGGTTTAGATGCATCTCAAGTTGATTACTATGAAATTAACGAAGCTTTCTCT GTTGTAGCTCTGGCCAATCAGAAACTGCTGGGATTAGATCCT GCACGGTTGAATGCACATGGCGGGGCTGTTGCATTGGGACATCCACTGGGATGCAGTGGTGCTCGTATTTTAGTCACGTTACTGGGT GTATTGAAAGCAAAGAAGGGAAAGTATGGAGTGGCATCAATATGcaacggaggaggaggagcatcagCACTTGTTCTCGAGTTCATGTAA
- the LOC106432028 gene encoding SEC14 cytosolic factor gives MGIVSEQAIDDFQELIDKVEEPLKTTFKNVHQGYLRETLIRFLKARDWNVIKAHTMLVECLRWRVDNQIDSILSKPIVPSELYRDVRDSQLIGISGYTREGLPVFAIGVGLSTFDKASVHYYVQSHIQINEYRDRVLLPSVSKKNGRPITTCVKVLDMTGLKLSALSQIKLVTIISTIDDLNYPEKTNTYYVVNAPYIFSACWKVVKPLLQERTRKKVHVLSGCGKDELLKIMDYTSLPHFCRRGSSGSSHHTQSVDCFSVDHPFHQQLYNYVKHHYETQGQAEPAKQGSFHVGFPEPVAERVEMAKTIESKLHKFENCNDLSKPVDDRKASP, from the exons ATGGGGATCGTCTCGGAACAAGCCATTGATGATTTCCAGGAGCTCATAGATAAAG TTGAGGAGCCATTGAAGACAACATTTAAG AATGTCCATCAGGGATACCTGAGGGAGACTTTGATTCGTTTTCTAAAAGCACGAGATTGGAACGTAATTAAAGCTCATACAATG CTGGTTGAGTGTTTGCGTTGGAGGGTGGATAATCAAATTGACAGTATCTTATCC AAACCTATTGTTCCTAGTGAGCTGTACAGGGACGTACGTGATTCTCAGCTCATAGGAATTTCAGGTTACACCAGAGAG GGCTTGCCTGTGTTTGCTATTGGTGTTGGCCTCAGCACATTCGACAAAGCTTCT GTTCACTACTATGTCCAATCACACATCCAAATCAATGAATACAGAGACCGTGTACTACTG CCTTCTGTATCTAAGAAGAATGGGCGGCCAATCACCACCTGCGTCAAGGTTCTAGACATGACAGGGTTGAAACTTTCAGCCCTCAGCCAAATTAAG TTAGTGACTATCATATCGACCATTGATGATCTGAACTATCCAGAGAAGACAAACACATATTATGTTGTCAACGCTCCGTATATATTTTCCGCCTGTTGGAAG GTTGTAAAACCTCTTTTACAAGAGAGGACGAGGAAAAAAGTTCATGTGTTATCTGGTTGCGGAAAGGATGAGTTATTGAAG attatggactacaCATCCCTCCCACATTTCTGTAGAAGAGGAAGCTCAGGGTCATCTCACCATACTCAGAGTGTAGATTGTTTTTCTGTTGATCATCCTTTCCACCAACAGCTATACAACTATGTGAAACACCATTATGAAACCCAGGGACAAGCAGAACCTGCAAAGCAAGGTTCTTTCCACGTTGGTTTCCCTGAGCCTGTAGCTGAACGTGTTGAGATGGCCAAAACCATAGAATCAAAACTGCACAAGTTCGAGAACTGCAATGATCTGAGCAAGCCGGTTGATGACAGAAAAGCCAGTCCATGA